In one window of Oncorhynchus kisutch isolate 150728-3 linkage group LG16, Okis_V2, whole genome shotgun sequence DNA:
- the LOC109884534 gene encoding equistatin-like produces the protein MAILTIILLVSTAFALGDTMIRPKTPCEDARDAVPYGLVGAYIPTCDAAGRYTPEQCSGSTGYCWCVTSSGQKIPGTETPPGTAPVICSTQNGAIRPKTPCEDARNAAVPHGQVGAYIPTCDAAGRYTPEQCSGSTGYCWCVNSSGQKIQGTETPPGTARINCSTKSK, from the exons ATGGCGATATTGACCATCATTCTGCTTGTCAGCACGGCTTTTGCTCTGGGAG ATACTATGATACGACCCAAGACCCCATGTGAGGATGCTAGAGATGCCGTGCCATATGGCCTAGTTGGAGCCTACATCCCCACGTGTGATGCCGCTGGACGATACACCCCTGAGCAATGTTCAGGCTCTACAG GTTACTGTTGGTGTGTGACCAGTTCTGGACAGAAGATCCCGGGTACTGAGACTCCACCAGGCACTGCTCCAGTCATATGTTCCACCCAGA ATGGTGCGATACGACCCAAGACCCCATGTGAGGATGCTAGAAATGCTGCCGTGCCACATGGCCAAGTTGGAGCCTACATCCCCACGTGTGACGCCGCTGGACGATACACCCCTGAGCAATGTTCAGGCTCTAcag GTTACTGTTGGTGTGTGAACAGTTCTGGACAGAAGATCCAGGGTACTGAGACTCCACCAGGCACTGCTAGAATCAACTGTTCCACTAAGTCTAAATGA
- the LOC109884530 gene encoding ladderlectin-like isoform X2, with amino-acid sequence MTMLTSLLLLSAAFALGDANSLLEEDLCPSGWTKYGSRCLMFVKTTRSWPEAERYCVSLGDQLVSVPNVVKYLGANLASVHSSEEDQFLQALVLVKTVGFPPTWTGGFYSVKDRRWFWSDGSDFDHQNWAKGRPGAGARESCVHINFGGQQRWDNALCERSLPSVCSLRLLPLRQSIH; translated from the exons ATGACCATGTTGACCAGTCTTCTGCTTCTCAGTGCTGCCTTTGCTCTGGGAGATGCAA ATTCATTGCTAGAAGAAGACTTGTGTCCTTCCGGTTGGACCAAATATGGATCACGCTGTTTAATGTTTGTAAAGACTACAAGGAGCTGGCCTGAAGCAGAG CGGTACTGTGTGTCCCTTGGTGATCAACTGGTGTCTGTACCCAACGTTGTGAAGTACCTTGGCGCAAACCTGGCATCTGTGCACAGCTCTGAGGAGGACCAGTTTCTACAGGCGTTGGTCTTGGTCAAGACTGTTGGTTTCCCTCCTACCTGGACTGGAGGATTTTATTCGGTTAAG GACAGGCGGTGGTTCTGGAGTGATGGCTCCGACTTTGATCACCAGAACTGGGCTAAAGGAAGGCCTGGTGCTGGTGCCAGAGAGTCTTGTGTTCATATCAACTTTGGAG GTCAACAGCGCTGGGACAATGCATTATGTGAAAGGAGCTTGCCCTCTGTGTGCTCCCTGAGGCTCCTGCCGCTTCGCCAGAGTATCCATTAA
- the LOC109884530 gene encoding ladderlectin-like isoform X1 encodes MTMLTSLLLLSAAFALGDANSLLEEDLCPSGWTKYGSRCLMFVKTTRSWPEAERYCVSLGDQLVSVPNVVKYLGANLASVHSSEEDQFLQALVLVKTVGFPPTWTGGFYSVKDRRWFWSDGSDFDHQNWAKGRPGAGARESCVHINFGAESSGQQRWDNALCERSLPSVCSLRLLPLRQSIH; translated from the exons ATGACCATGTTGACCAGTCTTCTGCTTCTCAGTGCTGCCTTTGCTCTGGGAGATGCAA ATTCATTGCTAGAAGAAGACTTGTGTCCTTCCGGTTGGACCAAATATGGATCACGCTGTTTAATGTTTGTAAAGACTACAAGGAGCTGGCCTGAAGCAGAG CGGTACTGTGTGTCCCTTGGTGATCAACTGGTGTCTGTACCCAACGTTGTGAAGTACCTTGGCGCAAACCTGGCATCTGTGCACAGCTCTGAGGAGGACCAGTTTCTACAGGCGTTGGTCTTGGTCAAGACTGTTGGTTTCCCTCCTACCTGGACTGGAGGATTTTATTCGGTTAAG GACAGGCGGTGGTTCTGGAGTGATGGCTCCGACTTTGATCACCAGAACTGGGCTAAAGGAAGGCCTGGTGCTGGTGCCAGAGAGTCTTGTGTTCATATCAACTTTGGAG CTGAATCTTCAGGTCAACAGCGCTGGGACAATGCATTATGTGAAAGGAGCTTGCCCTCTGTGTGCTCCCTGAGGCTCCTGCCGCTTCGCCAGAGTATCCATTAA